A segment of the Lolium perenne isolate Kyuss_39 chromosome 3, Kyuss_2.0, whole genome shotgun sequence genome:
ACTGGCACAATTGCTGGTTATGTTAGCCAAGACAATGTGCAAGTTGGTGGTCTAGTTGTGAAAAATCAGGTTTACGCGCTGCACCAGACGGGCAAATTTATATTATGCTACGTGATGTTCATCCTATTTCAGATTATACTAATTTTATTATGCTTCCCTATTAGGATTTTATTGAAGCTTCGTTGGAACAGAGTATTACTTTCATGCTTGAAAAAATCGATGGCATCGTTGGTCTTGGGTTTAAAGAAATGTCATCCGGGGGTGCCGAACCTATTTGGTGAGAAATGTTGTCTACAGAATTTCTCTGTTTTTCCTATTTAGTAACACTATCAACACTAGACATGAATATTTTAATTTATGCGTATTGTTTTATGTATTATATTAATATCTAAATGGTGCACTGTGGGTTCTTCTAATTTACTGGCATATCGTATCACCAAATGTTTATCATATAACAATATTTCTTATCCCTGACATCATAAGCGAAATTATAGGTATAACATGGTTAGCCAAGGTCTGGTTGGTAGCCCTGTTTTCTCATTCTGGTTGAACCGACATGCTGGTAAAGTGAAGGGAGGAGAAATAGTTATTGGAGGAGTTGATCCTAATCATTATAAGGGAAGACATACGTATGTCCCTGTTACTAAGAAGGGATACTGGCAGGTGAAACCATTTCGTTTAGTTGAGTAATCTTGAAATTCAAGCTATAGTAATTAGTTTATGCTCATAAATTTTGCCCCACTTGGTTCAGTTTGACATGGGCGACGTTTTGATTGGAGGAAACTCCACAGGTACTAACATGTCATTTTTTCATGAAAAATCATACACAGTATATGCTCGTATATGAATATAAAATGTTTTTAATTGTTTTTCTTATACCTCTATTTGTATTAGGATTATGTAAATCTGGTTGTGCTGCAATAGTAGACTCGGGAACTTCATTTCTTACTGGCCCCACGGTATGTGTTTGAGATCTATTCATGTTTATGCCCATAAGCAAGGAAAGGGgctttagttaatgcatctaaccATGATTTATCGATAAAACCTCACAatcaacatttctagttacctaAACGAGACATTCCTTCGTAATTTAGGCCGTAACCCATATGTTTTTGCCTTCAGTTTTACCTTTTAGTGGAGGAAATGTGCATTGTGAAGATAAAAGTGTATGGTTAGATCCATTGCAGATGTTTCTTTTGATTGAATTATGGTAGTTACAGTAGAAGGACAAGCTCAATAGAAAATTTTAAATATATAATTTTTGCAATTACCAGCTCTTTAGAAGCAGAACTAGTAATATTACATAATGTGAAGATCATCAAAATAAAACCTAATAGACCAGCATGACACGTTTTGAAGCATATTATGTATAACGTTTTTGTCGATAGCTCATAGAGTCATCTCTGGTgggttaaatttccattcttttccTTTAATCTCTATGTGTTTGCTGTGAAATATATACAGGAGATAATTACTGAAATAAATTGGAGACTTCCTATACCTAGGAGAGTGAGCAAAGCGTGCAAGAACGTTGTTTCAAAGTTTGGGCGGAAGATCGTGCATTTGGTGCTAAAGCGGGTTTGCTCATTTCCAGAAGTTGCTTTCTAGCTTGATTTGTCATGCATAAGGCTTGTAAAATCTTCTTTTCCGGGACTATGATGCAGATATTGCCAAGAACGATATGTGGCATGCTTCGTTTATGTTTCCTTGCTGAACCTCATGGTGTAAGGTAAGAGTTGAGTCTCGCTTGTACCTTTTGTACTTATGCATGTTCTGCACAACATATATGCTGTGAAATATGCATTAAAACATGAAGCATAGATATTGTGCGAGTAAGAGGATAATTAGTGCGTGGGCTATTATAGTGTATATAATATATATTCGTTAAAACATATAATTGAAATGTCAGAATATTGCTCGCGCATTCTTTTGACAATACTTTGAAAATACCCTCATTTGTTATGTCTCTTATGTACAACTGCATGCAGGGCGACGTATACAAACATACAGTGGCAGATCCATGACAACAATCTTGTGTAGTCATTTCCAAGTCGTGTAGTTAAATATATGTATTTATACCATGAGGATAATTTACGCAGTAGTGTTAACTGCCATATTTCGTAGTACCAACAAACAAATATCATTTATGCAGTAGTGCTAATTTCGACATTTCTCAACGTACCGAAATTGTTTGATTTGCTTGGATAATTTTCCCTAGCTGGCGCTGAAGGAATTTAGAATTCAATAGTTAAAGAGCAGAAGTGCATGAAGTAGGTTTGGTCTCCTTTTGACCATCCACATTGTTTTCCTTATATCCCGATGGTTGACATTGTTACACTCTTTCCTATGTACATAGTGACGACAACGCTGGTATTCAAAGGGTAGAAGATGAAGTTGGGACAAATGGTTTTATTGTGTGCAAAGCTTGTGAGTTGATTGTTGAATGGGTGGTGTCGCAAGTTGCAGATAATCAGACTGAGGATTCTATAGTGCATACCATTTACGAGGCATGTTTCCTACCTTGTAATACCAATGCAAAAAATCACACGGTAACAAAGTTGAACCGGAACCAAAATCTAACTTATTCAACTTTGCAGATGTGTGACGGAATTCCCATCCCTACGGGAGAATCATCCGTGGACTGTGGAGAACTTAAATCCATGCCTGACGTCGCCTTCACCATCGGGGCCAAACAGTTTGTGCTCAAACCCGAACAAGTATTGCTTCTTGTCCCTGGTTATTACCTGTCGTATTTTATGTGTGTCCAAATTATCTATCATTTTTAGCAAGTGTCATATTTTTTTCTTAAGATTCCATATGTTGTTCCCACGGATTATTTGAAGATTCGGTCCTTAGTATATCAGTTGTCAATTATAAAATCTTACCTGCATATAAAATTGATGAGCCACACAAGGTTTATAACCCATGCCGGTTAGTGCTGATTCGTTTTGACTTGTGATTTCTGTTGTTCAGTACATAGTGAAGATTGATGAGGGTGATGCTACGAAGTGCACCAGTGGATTCTCAGCTATGGACGCTCCTCCTACCGGTGGCCCTCTCTGGTAAAGTTATACACGTGTTATGATCTCCCAACTTTCTTCGAATCAATATAAAATATGTGTGTGATGCCTCTTCCCTAGAAAAAAAATACGATGTTTGTTAGTTCCAGAGTTTTAAGAATTATTAGGTCTTTAAATGAAAAGAAAGCAGATAGATGTTTGCATCTTCAAAACTGAAAGTAACCGCTCCACGAACTTGATGTACGTCCTCGGTTCTGACATTGAGAGTAACTGGTGTCGCAGGATCTTGGGTGATATATTCATGGAAGCCTACCACACGGTTTTTGACTATGGAAATATGAAGATTGGGTTCGCCGAGGTGGCATAGGCGGTGATCATGAGCTCTTCCGGCCGATTTCATGTCCGATCGGCAAAGAAAAAAGAATGAATGTGCATATTTGCGTGTTGCTAATAATGCTCGTGTGATCCAAGATAATAAACATGTACGTTATAATATGTCTAAGGCACTGATGCAATGCAAGCAGATTTTCATCATAAACTTTGCCACGGGATGGCTATCTCGTGGTTTCCTACAATAACACTCGGGAAGGGGAAAACATGTCCTCTTCAAGTTAAGATACCAAGGAGGATGACAAATATTTCTCCTTCTTTTGCTGATGAACAATCCCGAATCATCTCGAGGAAAGCTTAACTCACGCATGGATACACTCTTACTCCGTGATGATGATCTCTTTAAGGAATTGGCTAGTTGCCACCGTTGCCGATCGCCCCCCGCGCCATCGCCTTGCCAAGCAGCTTGAGCTTCCGGCTCTGCGACGCGATGGCGGCTCCGCGAAGATGGCCTCGTAGCCATCCATGCCGTACGTCGGCCATGAGCT
Coding sequences within it:
- the LOC127343212 gene encoding aspartic proteinase oryzasin-1-like, producing the protein MGTGRIALQYLLILFSMLLLGTTAEGLVRVALMKLPVGQNHLIAREDARSFLSQHHGLVLNKEPQPPPKSDIVTLKNYLNAQYYGEVGIGTPPQNFTVIFDTGSSNLWVPSSECYSSTACHLHKSYTASRSSTYTKKGKRVSIHYRTGTIAGYVSQDNVQVGGLVVKNQDFIEASLEQSITFMLEKIDGIVGLGFKEMSSGGAEPIWYNMVSQGLVGSPVFSFWLNRHAGKVKGGEIVIGGVDPNHYKGRHTYVPVTKKGYWQFDMGDVLIGGNSTGLCKSGCAAIVDSGTSFLTGPTEIITEINWRLPIPRRVSKACKNVVSKFGRKIVHLVLKRILPRTICGMLRLCFLAEPHGVSDDNAGIQRVEDEVGTNGFIVCKACELIVEWVVSQVADNQTEDSIVHTIYEMCDGIPIPTGESSVDCGELKSMPDVAFTIGAKQFVLKPEQYIVKIDEGDATKCTSGFSAMDAPPTGGPLWILGDIFMEAYHTVFDYGNMKIGFAEVA